TTGGGAAATTTTCCAATGCTCCTCGAGACCTCAACCTCAAGAAAATGGATGTTTGTTGTGAAGTTGCCGTGTTTACAAACAATGTTTATGTGCCTTTCAGTTTTTACCTATGACAGTTACATGTCATAGGGTCATTCAGCAGATAGCAACACATCTGAGAGCTTGAGGTCCAACTAGCACAAAATCATATCAACACCATTTTGTAGCTTTTACAATTACAGTTTTCTTTTCCAATACCCAATTTGAGATTAATCCTGCTTACTAATTTgtagtttcttttctttttttttttcaggataaCTATTAGAAACAGTCAAACCCAACTAATCATAGAGCCCTTCTTCATGCCATATGTCAACCAAAAAATCAACCATCTCCTGCAAGAATTTTGTAGGTCAGGAGATCACCGTGTAAATAATCTATGGAATATAAGAAACATTTTGGTTATGGATCTTACAGATAACGGGATTGGCTGCGGAAAACGCTCACTTGTCGACAACAGATCATCATATGTTGTGCACCAGCTGTGATAAACATAAATAAAGGTGTTAATCATTGTACTAATGGCTGGTGTGAGAAAAGAAGTTGGTGGCATGGAATAAGAAATCAAGAACTTATTACAGCCTTGGCAATGAATATTTGGTAAGGCAGCTACAATCTTTATTTACAGCCTTGGCAAAGAATATTGTGATGAAATTACGCGCTTGTTTGCAGGGGTAGTTACAAACCATCCCTGAATAACTAGAACTCACAACTGGGAATGAACAACCCAGTTTATGAAAAAACTTTCCATATCCACTAATGCAAGTCACGTGTGAGCAAACTGCAAACAGATGGAAGATGAAACCGAACCTTATTATTGGCTCTTGTGATGCCTCTTTAGGAACTTTCTCCTGGTCTCCGGTCCATTGCCTTCTCATCTCGGCCCATGCTATAGCCGCTGCAGAAAGAAGATTTTTATAGAACACATACACATAACTACAAATAGAAGCTATTGAACTGAGCAACTCAAGAAACTAAGAAGTTAAAATCATGCATACCATGGTTGATGAATGAGGTATCTTTCCCATTAGAATCATTGATGATAGAGTTGGGAAGTGATGATATATTCCCCTCAAGGGACACGGATACACTAACATTGTTCTCCATTGCTTCTAGGCCTGATGAGCATTGCCTTCTTTTTCCAATAGATAAATGGCGAGGCTTCTTTCTTACAGATGTTTTTGGTTTATAATCTGGAAGTGGCTGGGACTTGCTCAAATTACCTATGCAGCAACTGTACTGCATGAAGTAAACATCAGAAATGCTTGAGGTGTGAATTGCCCCAATGATAGCATTGAAAATAGTAGTCCTTCATGAATAAGCAAAGGATATAATGTGGCCTAATTTGAATTGAAAATGGAAGGAGATATGAACATGATACTAAAGTTTCCCTTAAAAAAACATGATACTAAGTTTATTCCAGGTAAACACGAGGAGAACCTACCCCATATAAGCTTGAAGATGAGTTCGTCTGAACAAAATCAGCCAAACAGGGTGGCAATGGAACCATTCAACTAAGGCACATCGCTAAACTCTTCATTCGCCACGATTCATTTGTTTCTGAAATAAAAGATagaatattataaaactttcacTTAAATAAAGTTACTAATACTGAGGAATGAACAACTACTAGTCATTGTAATTTGTGCAGTTGCACAGTAAGATAACCTTGTTGCAGCTATATATGGTATGGGCAGACAATGCACGACTAATTATGTTTTCAGCAAGTAGCTAAACAACTCACCTTAAGATCAAGTTAAAAACAGAGCCTCTCAACTTGACATTAAAAATTGTTTGTTGACATATAGATCAACTTGACATGACATATGCTTAATGGCTTTCATCTTTCAACACATAAGTATTCCATTTTATAACAaccaaagatttttttttgtccaaataAACAGATGAGACTTTTAACAAATGAAAGGAGGGACTACACTTATCAATTAACACATTCACTCTAAAGCTTCCATGCTATGTCCAATTCAATCACTTTGGCATCGCTTACTGGATGCTAGTTTTGACTAATCAGATGCATGGTGCATCACCACAGACAAAGTTAATCTAAAGCAACCAATCTGCAACAGGTCACACCGTTACAAGAAAACAGGCGCCACTAACGCTTTAGAATAATCCAATTGTTGAGAAATCATAGTTATCCAGCTCCATAACGTTCTGGTAGGTATTCCAGGTGAGACATTTGATAAGGGGGAAGGTCATTACCTGAACAAAATACAGCTGATTTATGAGGTTCTCGATAAACCTATAGCACTAACAAGAAAGGCGTGTAAGCAGATTGAGTTGAAGCTGCAACTATCTAGGAGGAAATGGATCCATGCAGCCGTGATGTCAAATTAAACAGTAACAATCCTTGAAAATATATAGTTACATGAAAATAGGAAgttgtatacttaaaaaaagaatgCTAATAAACCGAAAAATTATAATCACTGCTCTGAGAAAACGCTCCCTGGGTTTGACAATATTTCCCTCAAATTGCTCAAGCTGAGAAGCTGCATTCCAACACCATGGAAAATGAGAAACGAAGCTTCATGCCAACCATGGCACCAtcaccccctcctcccccgcctaTCCCGAAGAAGCCGTGAGCTCAGCGAAGCTCCATACGCCCGCTCCAATCTCTCCACGCATATGTAAAGGGGGGGATTTACACGTAGCTCAACAACAAATTAAACGCCTCACCTCCTTAAGAATCGATTCGAACCATCCGGGTGTGAAGCAGGACGGACACGAAATCGGACGGGGGAATCAGATCGAAATGCACCGGAGAGAAGAAACAGGCGGCCGGGCAcctcgcggcagcggcggggcgagCCTGGTGGTGGAAGGGGAGAGGCCACCAACCACGAAATCCGGCTTAGCTGCTTCGCCGCCCCTGTtcttggaggagagagagggagattcaggtggaggaggaggagagagaaagagattgGAGCAaacgcggaggaggaagaatgtGTTGGGTTGGGTTAGGTTGGGTCggcttcttcttcccctccgtGGACATGGTCCACGGGGCGTGGACGCCGTGCACCGCGCGGTCGTGATCCGTGCAGGCGGAGGTGTGTGGTGGACCGAGCGCAGCGTTTGGTCGGTGGAGCCCCCGCCTCGAAAATATAGAGGGGGAAAGGATGATGGAAGGGACACGAAAAATGGGAACGGAAGATTTGGGTGGTCTTCGTTTTGCCTACCTGCTGCAATGCAAGTGCAAGTGCACTAGCAGGCGCAGACAAACGTTTTGACCTTTTGACACACGTTGCACAATGGACTTGGCCTTcaacgaattttttttttggaaaatggtATGCATACGATCTAACTAAACAACTCACGTACGTATGTAAAGATGTTCTTCTTTAATTGATCTACGAGTACATGTATTTAGTTGTACATGAGTATTTACGTGTAgcagtactattttttttctttttcagcatagCATTCTAATAGTATTAAGAGGAGGGGGGGAGACACAAAAGACCATCAAGCTTGGCCGTGCATCGGAGCGCATAGTTGAGAATGATGCACCGACCATACAAACACAAGCCACTGAGGGGGAAGTCTTAGCACCAAACTCATCACAACTATATGAGATCGATCGCTCCTAGACCAACGTTTGAATATATCTATATTTGTGTTTAGATTGAATTGAGTTGGACCTTCAATTTAAATCCAAATGGAAATTGAATTTATCTTTATTTTAGTGTTTGTGTTGGGTTGACTGAGAATAGGTAGTAACTTGGATTAAGGGTGGGGGTAGGGgtgggaaaaaaatatagaaaaccGGACACCGAGCCGAACCGAGCCGAAGTAGCAGTTTTTTCTATGTTTGGTTTTTTCTTCGGTTTTAATTTCTCCGTTTGTTCCATGGTtggtttttgtttggtttgctatTCTTAAAACCAACGCAGCCAAACAACCAAACTATGtagggaattttttttatttataattttttgtattaaaagttttacaaaaataattttccattttgaaaattgacggaaggagtcgcctaccgccct
The window above is part of the Oryza sativa Japonica Group chromosome 7, ASM3414082v1 genome. Proteins encoded here:
- the LOC4343229 gene encoding uncharacterized protein isoform X2 — translated: MVPLPPCLADFVQTNSSSSLYGYSCCIGNLSKSQPLPDYKPKTSVRKKPRHLSIGKRRQCSSGLEAMENNVSVSVSLEGNISSLPNSIINDSNGKDTSFINHAAIAWAEMRRQWTGDQEKVPKEASQEPIISWCTTYDDLLSTSERFPQPIPLSEMVDFLVDIWHEEGLYD
- the LOC4343229 gene encoding uncharacterized protein isoform X3, translating into MGCCIGNLSKSQPLPDYKPKTSVRKKPRHLSIGKRRQCSSGLEAMENNVSVSVSLEGNISSLPNSIINDSNGKDTSFINHAAIAWAEMRRQWTGDQEKVPKEASQEPIISWCTTYDDLLSTSERFPQPIPLSEMVDFLVDIWHEEGLYD
- the LOC4343229 gene encoding uncharacterized protein isoform X1, with the protein product MGTTIFNAIIGAIHTSSISDVYFMQYSCCIGNLSKSQPLPDYKPKTSVRKKPRHLSIGKRRQCSSGLEAMENNVSVSVSLEGNISSLPNSIINDSNGKDTSFINHAAIAWAEMRRQWTGDQEKVPKEASQEPIISWCTTYDDLLSTSERFPQPIPLSEMVDFLVDIWHEEGLYD